A single Vigna radiata var. radiata cultivar VC1973A chromosome 8, Vradiata_ver6, whole genome shotgun sequence DNA region contains:
- the LOC106772606 gene encoding extensin-3 encodes MGSLMASSATLTLLFSLLSLTFPSQISADNYLYSSPPPPKKPYYYHSPPPPSPPPPKKPYYYHSPPPPSPPPPKPYYYHSPPPPSPPPPKPYYYHSPPPPPPKKKPYYYHSPPPPSPPPPKPYYYHSPPPPSPPPPKPYYYHSPPPPSPPPPKPYYYHSPPPPPPKKKPYYYHSPPPPSPPPPKPYYYHSPPPPSPPPPKPYYYHSPPPPSPPPPKPYYYHSPPPPPPKKKPYYYHSPPPPPPKKPYYYHSPPPPPKKPYKYPSPPPPVHPYPHPHPHPHPHPHPHPHPHPPYKYPSPPPPVHPYPHPHPHPHPHPQPHPHPHPHPPYVYPSPPPPPKKPYKYLSPPPPVHPYPHPHPLPHPHPHPLPHPHPHPLPHPHPLPHPHPLPHPHPPYIPHPIYHSPPPPPYKKPYKYKSPPPPPPHYIYASPPPPYHS; translated from the coding sequence ATGGGGTCTCTAATGGCCTCCTCCGCCACACTTACTCTGCTATTCTCATTACTGTCTTTAACCTTCCCTTCTCAAATCTCAGCTGATAACTACTTGTACTCATCACCTCCACCACCTAAGAAACCCTATTATTATCactctcctcctcctccttcacCACCTCCACCAAAAAAACCATACTACTACCACTCTCCACCACCACCTTCACCTCCTCCACCCAAGCCATATTACTACCATTCTCCTCCACCACCTTCCCCACCTCCACCTAAGCCATACTACTACCactcaccaccaccaccaccacccaaAAAGAAGCCATACTACTACCACTCTCCACCACCACCTTCACCACCTCCACCTAAGCCATACTACTATCACTCACCACCACCTCCTTCACCACCTCCACCTAAGCCATACTATTATCACTCACCACCACCTCCTTCACCACCTCCACCTAAGCCGTACTACTATCactcaccaccaccacccccaCCCAAGAAGAAGCCATACTACTATCACTCTCCCCCACCACCTTCACCTCCTCCACCTAAGCCGTACTACTACCATTCTCCCCCACCACCCTCACCACCTCCACCTAAGCCTTACTACTACCATTCTCCCCCGCCACCTTCACCACCTCCACCCAAACCATATTACTACCACTCACCACCCCCACCTCCACCGAAGAAGAAACCATACTACTACCACTCTCCACCGCCACCTCCTCCGAAGAAGCCTTACTACTACCACTCACCACCTCCTCCTCCCAAGAAGCCCTACAAATACCCATCTCCCCCACCTCCAGTGCACCCTTATCCCCATCCTCACCCCCATCCCCACCCACACCCCCACCCTCACCCTCACCCTCACCCTCCCTACAAGTACCCATCTCCACCACCACCAGTCCACCCTTACCCTCACCCGCATCCACACCCACACCCACACCCTCAGCCCCACCCCCATCCACACCCACACCCTCCCTACGTGTACCCCTCTCCTCCTCCACCCCCTAAGAAGCCTTACAAGTACCTGTCGCCTCCACCTCCTGTCCACCCATACCCCCACCCACACCCTCTTCCACACCCACACCCCCACCCTCTTCCCCACCCACACCCACACCCTCTTCCTCACCCCCATCCTTTGCCCCACCCGCACCCTCTTCCTCACCCTCATCCTCCTTACATTCCCCACCCAATCTATCACTCTCCGCCACCACCCCCTTACAAGAAGCCCTACAAGTACAAGTCCCCTCCTCCACCACCCCCGCACTACATCTACGCATCGCCTCCCCCTCCTTACCACTCTTAG
- the LOC106772431 gene encoding RNA-binding protein 2 isoform X1, protein MTDGSWNRQQQQPLLPSTAMLKRPRTEYDMSPSGLTSGGNEMHNYIARNDDHTGHRMLKDTKTLGSAYDRYLQSAGQLTSFNSGEASAIGGVGLARGVGGLPGHSLTDPGVMGHPGGGHDLARNGRNVNYGGQLPVDTASMPGPETVPLPPDASSTLYVEGLPSDSTRREVAHIFRPFVGYREVRLVSKESKHRGGDPLILCFVDFANPACAATALSALQGYKVDELNPESSHLRLQFSRFPGPRSGPGPRGKR, encoded by the exons ATGACTGATGGCTCCTGGAATCGGCAGCAGCAACAGCCGCTTCTGCCCTCTACCGCAATGCTCAAACGACCTCGTACTGAATATG ATATGTCACCTTCTGGTCTGACTTCGGGAGGCAATGAGATGCATAATTATATTGCTCGAAATGATGACCATACTGGTCACCGAATGCTAAAGGACACTAAAACACTTGGATCTGCATATGACCGCTACCTTCAAAGTGCAGGG CAGCTTACTTCGTTTAATTCTGGGGAAGCCAGTGCAATTGGTGGTGTTGGATTGGCAAGGGGTGTTGGTGGATTGCCAGGCCATTCGCTAACTGATCCTGGTGTTATGGGGCATCCTGGTGGTGGTCATGATCTTGCACGAAATGGACGGAATGTCAATTATGGTGGTCAGTTACCAGTAGACACAGCTTCCATGCCTGGACCAGAGACTGTACCTCTACCGCCAGATGCATCCAGTACTTTATATGTTGAAGGTCTCCCATCTGATAGCACGAGAAGGGAAGTGGCTC atatttttcgCCCTTTTGTTGGATATAGAGAAGTAAGACTTGTGAGCAAAGAATCGAAACAC CGTGGAGGAGATCCTCTAATCCTTTGTTTTGTGGATTTTGCAAATCCGGCTTGTGCAGCAACTGCTCTGAGTGCACTGCAAG GTTATAAAGTTGATGAACTCAATCCTGAGTCTAGCCACTTGCGGCTTCAGTTTTCTCGGTTTCCCGGTCCCAGATCCGGACCTGGACCTCGTGGCAAGAGGTGA
- the LOC106772431 gene encoding RNA-binding protein 2 isoform X2: MTDGSWNRQQQQPLLPSTAMLKRPRTEYDMSPSGLTSGGNEMHNYIARNDDHTGHRMLKDTKTLGSAYDRYLQSAGLTSFNSGEASAIGGVGLARGVGGLPGHSLTDPGVMGHPGGGHDLARNGRNVNYGGQLPVDTASMPGPETVPLPPDASSTLYVEGLPSDSTRREVAHIFRPFVGYREVRLVSKESKHRGGDPLILCFVDFANPACAATALSALQGYKVDELNPESSHLRLQFSRFPGPRSGPGPRGKR, translated from the exons ATGACTGATGGCTCCTGGAATCGGCAGCAGCAACAGCCGCTTCTGCCCTCTACCGCAATGCTCAAACGACCTCGTACTGAATATG ATATGTCACCTTCTGGTCTGACTTCGGGAGGCAATGAGATGCATAATTATATTGCTCGAAATGATGACCATACTGGTCACCGAATGCTAAAGGACACTAAAACACTTGGATCTGCATATGACCGCTACCTTCAAAGTGCAGGG CTTACTTCGTTTAATTCTGGGGAAGCCAGTGCAATTGGTGGTGTTGGATTGGCAAGGGGTGTTGGTGGATTGCCAGGCCATTCGCTAACTGATCCTGGTGTTATGGGGCATCCTGGTGGTGGTCATGATCTTGCACGAAATGGACGGAATGTCAATTATGGTGGTCAGTTACCAGTAGACACAGCTTCCATGCCTGGACCAGAGACTGTACCTCTACCGCCAGATGCATCCAGTACTTTATATGTTGAAGGTCTCCCATCTGATAGCACGAGAAGGGAAGTGGCTC atatttttcgCCCTTTTGTTGGATATAGAGAAGTAAGACTTGTGAGCAAAGAATCGAAACAC CGTGGAGGAGATCCTCTAATCCTTTGTTTTGTGGATTTTGCAAATCCGGCTTGTGCAGCAACTGCTCTGAGTGCACTGCAAG GTTATAAAGTTGATGAACTCAATCCTGAGTCTAGCCACTTGCGGCTTCAGTTTTCTCGGTTTCCCGGTCCCAGATCCGGACCTGGACCTCGTGGCAAGAGGTGA